The following proteins come from a genomic window of Trichocoleus desertorum ATA4-8-CV12:
- a CDS encoding DUF502 domain-containing protein produces the protein MFQRLKQDLKNDLIAGLLVVIPLATTIWLTITVANWVINFLTRIPKQLNPFDGFHPILVNFLNFAVGLTVPLLLILLIGLMARNIAGRWLLDFGERLLQAIPLAGAVYKTLKQLLETLLKDSNNRFRRVVLVEYPRRGIWAIAFVTGVISGDIQTHLPGSMLGVFIPTTPNPTTGWYAVVPENEVVNLSLSVEDAFKVIVSGGIVSPTSQATMALKPTSDRKLDPPLPEPQWQALTLPLEEE, from the coding sequence GTGTTCCAACGCCTAAAGCAGGACTTAAAGAATGATCTGATCGCAGGTCTTCTCGTTGTCATCCCCTTAGCAACCACCATCTGGTTGACGATTACCGTTGCGAATTGGGTGATCAACTTTTTGACACGCATCCCAAAGCAACTTAACCCTTTTGACGGCTTTCACCCCATCCTAGTCAACTTCCTCAACTTTGCTGTGGGCCTAACGGTGCCATTGCTCTTGATTTTGCTGATTGGCTTAATGGCTCGAAACATTGCAGGGCGATGGTTGCTAGATTTTGGAGAGCGGTTGTTACAAGCGATTCCGTTAGCAGGTGCGGTTTATAAAACCTTAAAGCAACTGCTAGAAACGCTGCTCAAAGATTCTAATAATCGCTTCCGTCGGGTGGTGTTGGTGGAGTATCCCCGTCGGGGTATTTGGGCGATCGCCTTCGTGACAGGGGTAATCAGCGGCGACATTCAGACACACTTGCCTGGGTCGATGCTAGGCGTGTTTATTCCCACCACACCAAACCCCACCACAGGTTGGTATGCAGTGGTGCCCGAGAACGAAGTCGTTAACCTCTCGCTGTCTGTGGAAGATGCCTTTAAGGTGATTGTGTCAGGTGGTATTGTCAGCCCCACCTCCCAAGCGACGATGGCCTTGAAACCCACCAGCGATCGCAAACTAGATCCCCCTCTACCAGAACCCCAATGGCAAGCCTTAACGCTGCCGCTCGAAGAGGAGTGA
- a CDS encoding glycosyltransferase family 2 protein translates to MFSIYILTYNEETEIAACIESALLSDDVVVVDSLSSDRTVEVAQRYPVRVVQHRFESHGRQRTWMLQSIPVKHEWVYILEADERMTPELFQECLTAMQSQDYIGYYVAERVMFMGQWIRRSTQYPRYQMRLFRREQVWFDDYGHTEREVCNGPTGFLKETYPHYTCGKGLSRWIDKHNRYSSDEAQETLKQLETGTVKWQDLVFGSSEVERRRALKDLSLRLPFRPLIRFFYMYFLLGGILDGRAGFAWCTLQAFYEYLILLKAWEIKHLPPPVVSESSVLAIAEPPEVDSVTVN, encoded by the coding sequence ATGTTCTCGATTTACATCCTGACCTACAACGAAGAAACTGAGATTGCTGCTTGTATTGAGTCAGCTTTGCTCTCAGATGATGTGGTTGTGGTCGATTCCTTGAGCAGCGATCGCACGGTAGAGGTGGCCCAGCGTTATCCCGTTCGAGTGGTGCAGCATCGGTTCGAGAGCCACGGACGACAACGAACCTGGATGCTCCAATCAATACCGGTCAAGCATGAGTGGGTTTACATCCTAGAAGCAGATGAGCGGATGACGCCAGAGCTGTTTCAGGAATGCCTCACAGCGATGCAAAGTCAGGACTACATCGGCTACTACGTGGCTGAGCGAGTCATGTTTATGGGGCAGTGGATTCGACGCAGTACGCAATATCCCCGCTACCAAATGCGGCTCTTCCGTCGTGAGCAAGTTTGGTTTGATGACTACGGCCACACCGAGCGCGAGGTGTGTAATGGCCCCACTGGATTCCTCAAAGAAACCTATCCGCACTACACCTGCGGTAAAGGCTTAAGTCGCTGGATTGATAAGCACAACCGCTACTCTAGCGACGAAGCCCAAGAAACTCTAAAGCAGCTAGAAACGGGCACCGTGAAGTGGCAGGATCTAGTTTTCGGCTCGTCCGAAGTGGAACGACGTCGGGCACTCAAAGATTTATCTTTACGGTTGCCCTTTAGGCCGCTCATTCGCTTTTTCTACATGTATTTCTTGCTGGGCGGCATTCTAGATGGCCGAGCTGGGTTTGCTTGGTGTACTTTACAAGCTTTTTATGAGTACCTAATTCTGCTCAAAGCCTGGGAAATCAAGCACTTGCCGCCACCCGTGGTGTCAGAAAGTTCTGTTTTGGCGATCGCTGAGCCTCCGGAAGTAGATTCTGTGACTGTCAATTGA
- the rph gene encoding ribonuclease PH, with translation MAFQRTDGRQSDQLRPISFERHFTRFAAGSVLTRCGDTQVLCTVTIQPKVPRFLEGKGQGWLTAEYRMLPGATPQRHEREFLKLSGRTQEIQRLIGRSLRAALDMEALGERTITIDADVLQADAGTRTTAITGGFVALQDAIAQLIQKGDLERSPIRHQIAAVSVGWLEDQPILDLNYVEDVAAKVDLNVVLNDQLGVIEVQGTAEEGAFSRTHLNQMMDLAEKGIKELFEAQRKALAEG, from the coding sequence ATGGCTTTCCAACGAACTGATGGTCGCCAAAGCGATCAACTGCGGCCCATCAGCTTTGAGCGTCACTTTACACGGTTTGCCGCTGGCTCCGTACTGACCCGTTGCGGTGATACCCAAGTCCTTTGTACTGTCACCATTCAACCCAAAGTACCTAGATTTTTGGAAGGCAAAGGCCAAGGTTGGCTGACCGCAGAATACCGCATGCTCCCCGGTGCCACTCCGCAACGCCATGAACGAGAATTTCTTAAGCTGTCTGGGCGCACCCAAGAAATCCAGCGCTTAATTGGACGGAGCTTACGGGCTGCTCTCGATATGGAAGCTTTAGGCGAACGCACAATCACGATCGATGCTGACGTGCTGCAAGCCGATGCTGGTACCCGCACCACTGCCATCACCGGAGGCTTTGTCGCCCTCCAAGACGCGATCGCCCAATTGATCCAAAAAGGAGACCTAGAGCGATCGCCCATCCGCCACCAAATCGCCGCAGTCTCAGTCGGCTGGCTAGAAGACCAACCCATCCTCGACCTTAACTATGTCGAAGACGTAGCCGCCAAAGTAGACCTCAACGTCGTCCTCAACGACCAACTCGGCGTGATCGAAGTCCAGGGCACTGCCGAAGAAGGAGCCTTTAGCCGCACCCACCTGAATCAGATGATGGACCTAGCAGAAAAAGGCATTAAGGAACTATTTGAAGCCCAGCGGAAAGCATTGGCAGAAGGGTGA
- a CDS encoding HpsJ family protein: protein MKATDSRQLSAIASQTLKYVGIILILAALIDYAVMLVPSDVPAKLSSLEGLRWQIALFSQIVDRGVVPLLGFVLLFTGVWVDSVSGAAPGRQKAWQNISFASLLLASLLGFVFLVLSPLHFSNTYRANQQTRAQISQEAGQAEGQLNQQLQQINSLVKSDSQLNQAIESGQLKGEQLAQVQALKNQVQQQLQSDPQALDKKAKDAQTQIRTRRLDLEKRANAEFLKSGLRVGLSSLLLAIGYITVGWTGLRQLGAGPRKAAR from the coding sequence ATGAAAGCAACTGATAGCCGCCAACTCTCTGCGATCGCCTCCCAAACGCTCAAATACGTGGGAATCATTCTGATTCTGGCTGCTCTGATCGACTACGCCGTGATGCTAGTTCCCTCCGATGTACCCGCTAAACTCAGCAGCTTGGAAGGACTAAGATGGCAAATCGCCCTCTTCAGTCAAATTGTCGATCGCGGCGTTGTACCCCTACTGGGTTTTGTCCTCTTATTCACTGGGGTTTGGGTTGACAGTGTTTCAGGTGCCGCTCCAGGACGACAAAAAGCTTGGCAAAACATCAGCTTTGCTTCTCTCTTGCTAGCGAGCCTCCTAGGTTTCGTCTTCCTAGTGTTGTCTCCTCTACACTTCAGCAATACCTATCGAGCCAACCAGCAAACCCGGGCGCAGATTTCTCAAGAAGCAGGACAAGCGGAAGGGCAACTCAATCAGCAATTACAACAAATCAACAGCTTGGTCAAAAGTGACTCCCAGTTGAATCAAGCGATCGAGAGTGGGCAGCTCAAAGGGGAACAGTTGGCGCAAGTTCAAGCTCTCAAGAACCAAGTTCAGCAACAACTCCAATCTGATCCTCAAGCGCTAGACAAAAAAGCCAAAGATGCCCAAACTCAAATCCGGACTCGTCGGCTCGATCTAGAAAAACGGGCGAACGCTGAGTTTCTCAAGTCTGGATTGCGAGTAGGACTGAGCAGTTTGCTCCTAGCAATTGGGTACATTACGGTTGGGTGGACTGGATTGCGGCAACTAGGAGCAGGGCCTCGTAAAGCGGCTCGCTAG
- a CDS encoding lecithin retinol acyltransferase family protein — translation MARGDQIYVMREFMGLPGVYEHHGIDCGDGTVIHYRKTEVARISRTSMAEFAMGQPVYVKRYSTSYLPDVVVQRAESRIGESAYNLTTNNCEHFTTWCKTGVNESAQIRNFGLDAVKISLPGTDQLIHEAIDNSSPAKSMELYRQALDNIASAESTLRPQYQHAQKEENTWHRVAMAALKQGREELARAALHRKVQWKKTAADFKSQIDYLETLKAQLKQDSLPLRQTISTNI, via the coding sequence ATGGCACGAGGAGATCAGATCTACGTGATGCGTGAGTTCATGGGGTTGCCAGGTGTCTATGAGCATCACGGCATCGACTGTGGCGACGGCACAGTAATTCACTACCGCAAAACTGAAGTGGCCCGGATTTCGCGTACCTCGATGGCAGAGTTTGCGATGGGGCAACCTGTTTATGTGAAGCGCTATTCCACTTCCTATCTTCCCGATGTGGTGGTGCAACGAGCCGAGAGTCGCATTGGGGAATCAGCCTACAATCTCACTACCAATAATTGTGAGCACTTTACTACTTGGTGCAAAACTGGAGTGAATGAAAGCGCTCAAATCCGCAACTTCGGCTTGGATGCTGTCAAAATTAGCTTGCCTGGGACTGACCAGTTGATCCACGAAGCGATCGACAATTCCTCTCCAGCTAAGTCTATGGAGCTATACCGCCAAGCGCTAGACAACATTGCCTCGGCAGAGAGTACGCTCCGACCACAGTATCAACACGCGCAAAAGGAAGAGAATACTTGGCACCGTGTAGCTATGGCAGCTCTGAAGCAAGGCCGAGAGGAGTTAGCCCGCGCTGCGCTCCACCGCAAAGTCCAATGGAAGAAAACTGCCGCCGATTTCAAATCCCAGATCGACTATCTAGAAACCCTCAAAGCTCAACTCAAACAAGATAGTTTGCCGTTGCGACAAACGATTAGTACGAATATCTAA
- the pgl gene encoding 6-phosphogluconolactonase, whose translation MNKIVEVLPDTTALIQRSLELVAEKIQAAIAERDQCTIALSGGSTPKPLYEALATQDLPWDKIHVFWGDERYVPADHPDSNQGMARKAWLDRIQIPAENIHPMPTEAADPAIAAQAYESHLREVLQASDQIPALDVILLGLGDDGHTASLFPHTDALQVQDRLITVGNKDGQPRLTFTAPLINAARYVVFVVAGANKQAALEEIFAPTADAMTYPARLVQPQGELWWLFDAAAGQAINS comes from the coding sequence ATGAACAAAATTGTAGAAGTTCTGCCAGATACCACAGCTCTAATTCAGCGATCGCTGGAATTGGTTGCAGAAAAAATTCAAGCGGCGATCGCAGAGCGGGACCAATGCACCATTGCCCTGTCCGGTGGGAGTACGCCTAAGCCTCTCTACGAAGCCCTAGCCACTCAAGATTTACCTTGGGACAAAATCCATGTGTTTTGGGGCGATGAGCGCTACGTTCCTGCCGACCACCCAGACAGTAATCAGGGAATGGCTCGTAAAGCTTGGCTCGATCGCATCCAGATTCCTGCTGAGAATATTCACCCGATGCCAACCGAGGCTGCTGATCCTGCGATCGCCGCTCAAGCTTATGAATCTCATTTAAGGGAGGTGTTGCAGGCAAGCGACCAGATTCCAGCCCTGGATGTGATTCTTCTAGGACTAGGGGATGATGGCCATACAGCATCTTTGTTTCCGCATACAGACGCTTTGCAGGTGCAAGATCGACTGATTACAGTCGGGAATAAAGATGGCCAACCGCGTCTCACCTTCACGGCTCCCTTAATTAACGCTGCTAGATACGTTGTGTTTGTAGTCGCGGGTGCCAACAAGCAAGCTGCTCTGGAGGAAATTTTTGCTCCCACAGCCGATGCCATGACCTATCCAGCTCGCTTAGTTCAACCCCAAGGAGAACTTTGGTGGTTATTTGATGCTGCCGCTGGACAGGCCATAAATAGTTAA
- a CDS encoding adenylate kinase, producing MRLVILGGPGAGKGTQAQHLCRHFEIPLISTGEILRQAIAAQTPLGQQVQSFVEKGELVPDETMIQLIRQRLLQADTQQGWLLEGHPRTAFQAEEVDFLLGDLNQNLNWAIWLDAPDDVLMSRSIARQRGDDTPEVIQHRIESFRDYTMPMLDYYEHRDRLLKINSNQPIEQVHQEILQHLQ from the coding sequence GTGAGATTGGTAATTCTAGGTGGGCCAGGAGCAGGGAAAGGTACTCAGGCTCAGCACCTATGCCGCCATTTTGAGATTCCCTTAATTTCTACGGGGGAGATATTACGGCAAGCGATCGCAGCTCAAACTCCTTTAGGTCAACAAGTCCAGTCTTTTGTCGAAAAAGGCGAACTGGTTCCCGACGAAACCATGATCCAACTAATACGGCAGCGCCTCTTGCAGGCGGACACCCAGCAAGGATGGTTACTAGAAGGACATCCACGCACTGCTTTCCAAGCCGAGGAAGTAGATTTTCTCTTAGGAGATCTAAATCAGAATCTGAACTGGGCGATTTGGCTAGACGCTCCAGATGATGTATTGATGAGCCGCTCAATCGCTCGACAACGCGGCGACGATACGCCAGAGGTGATTCAGCACCGGATCGAGTCGTTTCGAGACTACACCATGCCAATGCTGGACTATTACGAACACCGCGATCGCCTGCTGAAAATTAACAGCAACCAACCCATCGAACAAGTGCATCAGGAAATTTTGCAGCACCTACAATGA
- the nusB gene encoding transcription antitermination factor NusB, whose product MQARRIARELSLLSISQLPANQGRLDDQQLQNIMLAAVRTLTTEVQEILETAAAEIKRSSDRLLSSETRASDVQSARGMVQEALDLAQTAINRMGMAVELPELIQLTNQKEVRAYTLQVISTLNANTAAVDELLTQSLVDWQLNRLARIDRDILRIAVTEIMYLGVPDKVAINEAVELAKRYSGSEGHRFINGVLRRVTDQIKTQSV is encoded by the coding sequence ATGCAAGCTCGCCGAATCGCTCGTGAACTTTCCCTGCTCAGCATTAGCCAGTTGCCTGCTAACCAAGGCCGACTGGACGATCAGCAACTACAAAACATCATGCTGGCCGCTGTCCGCACACTAACGACTGAAGTTCAGGAGATCCTAGAAACCGCAGCAGCAGAAATTAAGCGAAGCAGCGATCGCTTGCTGAGTAGCGAAACGCGAGCCAGTGATGTTCAGAGTGCTAGAGGGATGGTTCAAGAAGCACTGGACCTAGCCCAAACCGCAATTAATCGCATGGGTATGGCAGTTGAATTGCCAGAACTGATTCAATTAACAAATCAGAAAGAAGTTCGAGCTTATACTTTGCAAGTGATCAGCACCTTAAATGCCAATACGGCAGCGGTGGATGAATTGCTAACCCAGTCTTTAGTAGATTGGCAACTCAATCGCTTAGCTCGGATCGATCGCGATATTCTCCGCATTGCTGTCACCGAAATCATGTACTTGGGCGTACCAGACAAAGTCGCAATTAACGAAGCTGTAGAATTAGCCAAACGCTACAGTGGGAGTGAGGGACACCGTTTCATCAATGGCGTGTTGCGGCGCGTGACGGATCAAATCAAAACCCAATCTGTCTAA
- a CDS encoding protein kinase yields the protein MITLTLLHPLQHIPVQTWVFDQEPVIRIGRSTDNHVVLYSAVVSRHHVEVRRNGSSWEIVSIGTNGTYLEGKRITQAPVIDGVIIRLARSGPNIQIRIGAEAMKELPKTLSGERTLAQQARTKLDEDSSDVLEETSAQASPIPVPPHLRLPAPLEERQSTQTARERKVFTLYREQQPKSTKVSTIPVTEVRCQHQRAGPELRFCLDCGEPLQIQQLLGKYQVLQTLNHGEMGITYWAWRDGQSVVLKTLNSEWSDHPQAKDLLAQEVNLLKQFDHPSFPRLINTFALSGQPYFAMELIHGQSLAQDVAVNGPVPLAQAIAWMTEICEALDYLHNLTPPVLHRDLQPQNLIRRTVPVNGHALALIGFGSVKVGAAEPGKPIGTPGYMAPEQESGETSIASDLYALGPLLIYLLTGDHPSLFYGYRDQGARLYAEYVPDLPPALIPIIRTLTNPQPEERYTTAREVATAIAEIAV from the coding sequence GTGATTACTCTGACTCTCCTCCATCCTCTCCAGCATATTCCGGTTCAAACCTGGGTCTTCGATCAAGAGCCAGTAATTCGAATCGGGCGGTCAACGGACAATCATGTTGTGCTCTACAGTGCGGTGGTTTCTCGCCACCATGTTGAAGTGCGGCGTAATGGCTCTAGTTGGGAAATCGTTAGCATTGGAACCAATGGTACCTACTTAGAGGGCAAGCGCATTACACAAGCGCCTGTCATTGATGGGGTGATTATTCGTCTTGCCCGTTCTGGGCCGAATATTCAGATTCGTATTGGGGCCGAGGCAATGAAAGAACTGCCTAAAACGCTGTCTGGAGAGCGCACCTTGGCTCAACAAGCCCGCACCAAACTGGACGAAGACTCTAGCGATGTTCTTGAGGAAACTAGCGCTCAAGCGAGTCCAATTCCTGTGCCACCGCATTTGCGTCTACCTGCTCCACTTGAGGAACGTCAGTCTACCCAAACTGCTCGTGAGAGAAAGGTTTTTACTCTTTATAGGGAGCAGCAACCTAAATCTACTAAAGTCTCGACAATTCCAGTGACCGAGGTGCGTTGTCAGCATCAGCGGGCTGGCCCGGAGCTACGTTTTTGCCTAGACTGTGGCGAACCGCTGCAAATTCAGCAGCTCCTGGGCAAGTACCAAGTATTGCAGACGCTGAATCACGGCGAAATGGGCATTACTTACTGGGCTTGGCGGGATGGGCAGAGTGTCGTTCTCAAAACCTTAAATTCCGAATGGTCGGATCATCCCCAAGCCAAAGATTTATTGGCGCAAGAAGTAAATCTGCTCAAGCAATTTGACCACCCTAGTTTCCCCCGGTTGATTAATACATTTGCGCTGTCAGGGCAACCCTATTTTGCAATGGAGCTGATCCACGGTCAGAGCTTAGCTCAGGATGTAGCGGTAAATGGCCCTGTCCCTCTGGCTCAAGCGATCGCTTGGATGACAGAAATTTGTGAAGCGCTCGATTATCTCCACAACCTCACGCCTCCAGTTCTGCATCGAGACTTACAGCCCCAGAATTTGATTAGACGGACTGTTCCGGTGAATGGGCATGCACTTGCTTTAATTGGGTTTGGGTCAGTGAAAGTTGGGGCAGCTGAACCTGGCAAACCCATTGGCACACCGGGGTATATGGCTCCAGAACAGGAATCGGGGGAAACCTCGATCGCGTCTGATTTATATGCTCTCGGTCCGCTCTTGATTTATTTACTCACAGGTGATCACCCTAGCTTGTTTTATGGCTATCGGGATCAGGGTGCTAGGCTCTACGCGGAGTATGTCCCTGACTTACCACCTGCTTTAATTCCCATCATTCGCACGCTTACCAATCCTCAGCCAGAAGAGCGCTACACAACTGCGCGTGAGGTGGCAACGGCGATCGCAGAAATTGCAGTCTAG
- a CDS encoding FHA domain-containing protein produces MIVCPNCNHQNPEGAVQCEACYTPLPATTNCANCGATVQTDANFCGQCGFNLRTNTPLPSVDETSMPSFAGAAMPGSSSSVQPDLEPDLFTTNSQELGGNELGNSFAAAPLPASLGKELLPPPVASDFPVPPPVASSNPSTRLQQQTAKLLHLRTDTTLELPPHLSLIHIGKGNDRIPPDIDLSGFPDSEIVSRIHADIRLEGDAFYIEDVGSSNGTYINNLLLPLGNRHRLRSGDRISLGKGDRVTFLFQIS; encoded by the coding sequence ATGATTGTCTGTCCCAATTGCAACCATCAAAATCCTGAAGGCGCAGTGCAGTGCGAGGCTTGCTATACCCCGTTACCTGCCACTACCAACTGCGCTAACTGTGGTGCAACCGTACAGACAGACGCTAACTTCTGCGGTCAGTGCGGCTTTAACCTACGCACTAATACCCCGCTCCCTAGTGTTGATGAAACCTCTATGCCCTCCTTTGCGGGAGCGGCCATGCCGGGTAGTAGCTCATCCGTTCAGCCAGATCTGGAGCCAGATCTATTTACAACTAACTCTCAGGAACTAGGAGGCAATGAATTAGGCAACAGTTTTGCTGCTGCCCCTCTTCCTGCATCGCTAGGTAAGGAACTGCTACCGCCACCCGTTGCGAGTGACTTTCCGGTGCCCCCTCCGGTTGCCTCTAGCAACCCTAGCACTCGGCTGCAACAGCAGACCGCAAAGCTACTGCATTTACGCACCGATACCACTCTGGAATTGCCACCCCATTTGTCTCTCATTCACATCGGCAAGGGGAACGATCGCATTCCTCCAGACATTGACTTATCTGGGTTTCCTGACTCGGAAATTGTTTCTCGCATTCACGCAGATATTCGGCTGGAGGGAGATGCTTTCTACATTGAGGATGTGGGTAGCTCCAATGGCACTTACATTAACAACCTGCTGCTGCCCTTAGGCAACCGCCATCGTTTGCGCTCAGGCGATCGCATTTCATTGGGTAAGGGCGATCGCGTCACCTTTTTGTTTCAGATTTCTTAA
- a CDS encoding ferredoxin:protochlorophyllide reductase (ATP-dependent) subunit B, with amino-acid sequence MKLAYWMYAGPAHIGTLRIASSFKNVHGIMHAPLGDDYFNVMRSMLERERDFTPVTASIVDRNVLARGSQEKVVDNITRKDAEEHPDLIVLTPTCTSSILQEDLQNFVDRAQEASVADVLLADVNHYRFNEMQAADRTLEQIVQYYIAKARKQGDLPEGKTAKPSVNIIGISTLAFHSHHDCTELKRLMADLGIEINEIIPEGASVLNLKNLPKAWFNLVPYRELGLMTARYLEQEFGTPYVDITPMGVVETARCIRKIQQVINAQGANVDYENFINEQTLHVSQAAWFSRSIDCQNLTGKKAVVFGDNTHAAAMTKILAREMGIHVVLAGTYCKYDADWFREQVSEYCDEILISDDNGAIGDAIARLEPSAIFGTQMERHVGKRLDIPCGVIAAPIHIQNFPIGYKPFLGYEGTNQVVDLVYNSFTLGMEDHLLEIFGGHDTKEVITKGISADSDLGWSRDGLAELNKIPGFVRGKVKRNTEKFARDRGIGEITAEVLYAAKEAVGA; translated from the coding sequence ATGAAATTGGCTTACTGGATGTACGCAGGCCCCGCCCACATTGGCACTCTCCGTATTGCCAGTTCTTTCAAAAATGTGCATGGCATCATGCATGCTCCCCTAGGAGACGACTACTTTAACGTCATGCGATCGATGCTAGAGCGAGAGCGAGACTTTACCCCAGTCACCGCCAGCATCGTAGACCGCAACGTCTTGGCGCGAGGCTCTCAAGAAAAAGTGGTGGACAACATCACCCGCAAAGACGCCGAAGAGCATCCTGACCTGATTGTGCTGACCCCAACCTGCACCTCCAGCATTCTGCAAGAAGATCTGCAAAACTTCGTTGATCGCGCCCAAGAAGCTTCAGTAGCGGATGTTCTGCTAGCGGACGTGAATCATTATCGCTTCAACGAAATGCAGGCTGCCGATCGCACCCTAGAGCAAATCGTGCAGTACTACATCGCGAAGGCCCGCAAACAAGGCGACCTCCCGGAAGGCAAAACTGCCAAGCCCTCGGTTAACATCATTGGCATCTCCACCCTGGCGTTTCATAGCCACCACGACTGTACCGAGCTGAAGCGGTTAATGGCTGACTTGGGCATTGAGATCAACGAAATCATCCCAGAAGGCGCATCCGTTCTCAACCTCAAGAACCTGCCCAAAGCTTGGTTTAACTTGGTGCCCTATCGTGAACTCGGTTTGATGACAGCCCGCTATCTAGAGCAAGAGTTTGGCACGCCTTATGTCGATATTACGCCGATGGGTGTGGTAGAAACAGCCCGTTGCATCCGCAAGATCCAACAAGTGATCAACGCGCAAGGAGCCAACGTTGACTACGAAAACTTTATCAACGAGCAAACCCTGCACGTCTCACAAGCTGCCTGGTTCTCTCGCTCCATCGACTGCCAAAACCTCACTGGCAAAAAAGCCGTAGTCTTTGGCGACAATACCCACGCCGCCGCCATGACCAAGATTCTGGCTCGCGAAATGGGCATTCACGTAGTCCTAGCGGGCACCTATTGCAAGTACGATGCCGATTGGTTCCGGGAGCAAGTCAGCGAGTACTGCGACGAAATCTTGATCAGCGATGATAATGGCGCAATTGGAGATGCGATCGCCCGATTAGAACCTTCTGCCATCTTCGGCACCCAAATGGAACGCCACGTCGGCAAACGCCTTGACATTCCCTGTGGTGTGATTGCCGCCCCGATCCACATCCAAAACTTCCCCATCGGCTACAAGCCCTTCCTAGGTTACGAAGGCACTAACCAAGTCGTCGATTTGGTCTACAACTCCTTCACCCTCGGCATGGAAGACCACTTGCTAGAAATCTTCGGCGGTCACGACACCAAGGAAGTAATCACCAAGGGTATCTCGGCTGACTCTGACCTGGGTTGGAGCCGTGATGGTCTAGCCGAACTCAACAAAATCCCCGGTTTCGTCCGTGGCAAGGTGAAACGCAACACCGAAAAATTCGCCCGCGATCGCGGCATTGGCGAAATTACCGCTGAAGTACTTTACGCAGCCAAAGAAGCAGTAGGTGCGTAA
- a CDS encoding DUF433 domain-containing protein yields the protein MQLEHYFEFLRPDDIRIKGTRVGIETVLYDFIHCCRTPEEIAQDYPSVTLEQVYATILYYLYNKEAVSKYLADWLEWSHQVREEQRHNPSPAVARLMQIKAERQVMKKVCK from the coding sequence ATGCAACTAGAACACTATTTTGAATTTCTGCGTCCTGATGACATTCGCATTAAGGGAACAAGGGTGGGGATTGAAACAGTTTTGTATGACTTCATCCACTGTTGTCGTACCCCTGAAGAGATTGCTCAAGACTACCCTTCTGTGACTTTGGAGCAGGTTTACGCCACAATCCTTTACTACCTGTACAACAAAGAAGCTGTAAGCAAATATCTAGCAGATTGGCTGGAGTGGAGCCATCAGGTAAGAGAGGAACAACGCCACAATCCCTCGCCTGCTGTAGCTCGACTCATGCAGATAAAAGCTGAACGCCAAGTAATGAAAAAAGTTTGCAAGTAG